One Fusarium falciforme chromosome 12, complete sequence DNA window includes the following coding sequences:
- a CDS encoding Beta-glucosidase: MKYIVRLLLVVAACAQQTQHGISDTSFYGQSPQVYPSPQTKGLDAWGPAHAKAVRLVRQFTLEEKIHITYGPPAAIDGCAGTIPAIKRVGFPGLCLADAGNGVRSTDLVNAYASGISVAASWNKKLAKKRALFMFNEFKTKGVNVALAPAVGALGRVVKGGRFWEGLSADPYLAGQLASETIKGAVEVGVQTTTKHYIANEQETNRSPEGDVASVSSNVDDKSMHELYLWPFQDAVKAGTTGVMCSYNRVNNSYACGNSKILNGLLKTELGFQGFVLTDWGAQPSGVNSVLAGLDMAMPTTHYMGVSNFTEAINNGSVPLSRLDDMVTRIVAAWFFMRQDKDFPLPGIGMPLNASMPHRRVNARDPVAKSTILASAVEGHVLVKNLNNALPLRKSLEVAVFGYDAHVPRMYGTSGIATGWRVGFSSADVSQVLSKFMGTFVPPFQRIASFGTIISGGGSGANAAPYISSPFDALSQRAWEDDTNISWDFEQQNPTVAAEIDACLVFINSFASEAFDRPQLYDEGSNKLVLNVARKCSNTVVVIHSAGPTLVEPFADHPNVSAIIYAHLPGQDSGRALVSLLYGDENFSGRLPYTVAKNESDYGHMLDPAQPSGAHKLYPQSNFTEGVYTDYRYFDANNIEPRYEFGFGLSFTTFGYSNLAIRKTYGKSLSQYPQGPIGSGGQRDLWDVLVEVSVEVRNTGRYKGKEVAQLYLERPDRSKWLRGFEKVLTNPGERKRVTFPLTRRDLSEWDSAAQNWKLLRGPVKLSVGASSRKLLLHSTLKL, encoded by the exons ATGAAGTACATCGTGAGACTTCTCCTAGTTGTGGCAGCATGTGCTCAACAAACGCAGCATGGGATATCAGACACCTCCTTCTATGGACAAAGCCCACAGGTCTACCCGTCTC CCCAGACCAAAGGACTAGATGCCTGGGGTCCCGCTCATGCGAAGGCGGTAAGGCTCGTGCGCCAGTTCACACTAGAAGAAAAG ATACACATTACGTACGGACCTCCTGCGGCTATAGATGGTTGCGCGGGAACCATTCCGGCTATTAAGCGCGTCGGATTTCCTGGCCTTTGCCTGGCGGATGCAGGGAATGGAGTTCGATCAACAGACCTCGTCAACGCCTACGCTTCCGGCATAAGTGTAGCAGCAAG TTGGAACAAAAAGTTGGCCAAGAAACGAGCGCTCTTCATGTTCAACGAGTTCAAAACGAAGGGTGTGAACGTTGCTTTGGCCCCAG CTGTTGGCGCTCTAGGACGAGTCGTCAAGGGCGGCAGATTCTGGGAGGGCCTCTCTGCTGATCCATACCTCGCGGGGCAACTAGCTTCGGAGACGATCAAAGGGGCGGTGGAAGTTGGAGTGCAGACCACAACCAAGCACTACATTGCGAATGAGCAGGAGACAAATAGAAGCCCAGAGGGCGACGTGGCTTCGGTGTCATCCAATGTGGACGACAAGTCTATGCACGAACTCTATCTCTG GCCTTTCCaggatgctgtcaaggctggcaCTACGGGAGTCATGTGCAG CTACAACCGCGTAAACAACTCGTATGCCTGTGGTAACAGCAAGATCCTCAATGGATTGCTCAAGACTGAGCTTGGCTTCCAGGGATTTGTCCTGACAGACTGGGGCGCACAGC CCAGCGGTGTCAACTCGGTTCTGGCTGGGTTGGACATGGCGATGCCTACCACCCACTACATGGGAGTCTCCAACTTTACTGAAGCAATCAATAACGGATCCGTGCCCCTAAGCAGGTTGGACGACATGGTCACACG CATCGTTGCGGCCTGGTTCTTCATGCGTCAAGACAAGGACTTCCCTTTGCCGGGTATCGGCATGCCCCTGAATGCCTCCATGCCGCATAGACGAGTGAATGCAAGAGACCCTGTTGCAAAAAGTACAATTCTAGCTAGCGCTGTGGAGGGCCACGTCCTGGTCAAGAACCTCAACAACGCGCTGCCCCTGCGGAAGTCGCTGGAGGTGGCAGTCTTCGGCTACGACGCCCACGTCCCTCGAATGTACGGTACCTCTGGGATCGCCACGGGCTGGCGCGTTGGGTTCAGCTCCGCAGACGTGTCGCAGGTTCTCTCCAAATTCATGGGTACTTTTGTGCCCCCTTTTCAGAGAATCGCATCGTTTGGGACAATCATCAGCGGTGGCGGCTCGGGGGCCAATGCTGCGCCGTACATCTCCAGTCCGTTTGACGCCCTCAGTCAGCGAGCCTGGGAAGACGACACTAATATCTCCTGGGACTTTGAACAGCAGAACCCTACTGTAGCTGCCGAAATCGACGCGTGCCTTGTCTTCATCAACTCGTTTGCGTCGGAAGCCTTCGATCGACCGCAGCTCTATGATGAAGGTTCCAACAAGCTGGTCCTCAACGTTGCCAGAAAATGCAGCAATACCGTCGTGGTGATTCACAGCGCCGGTCCAACGCTGGTCGAGCCCTTTGCTGACCACCCCAACGTGTCTGCGATCATCTATGCACACCTCCCAGGCCAGGATTCTGGGCGTGCTCTGGTGTCTCTGCTTTATGGCGATGAGAACTTTAGCGGGAGACTGCCATATACTGTCGCCAAGAATGAGTCTGATTATGGGCATATGCTAGATCCAGCTCAGCCTAGCGGTGCCCACAAGCTCTATCCACAGAGCAACTTCACGGAAGGAGTGTACACAGATTATCGCTATTTCGACGCAAACAACATCGAACCGCGTTACGAGTTTGGGTTTGGCCTCTCGTTTACGACATTTGGGTACTCAAATCTGGCCATCCGCAAGACTTATGGGAAAAGCCTGTCTCAGTACCCCCAGGGACCCATCGGATCTGGGGGACAGAGAGATCTTTGGGACGTGTTGGTCGAGGTCAGCGTTGAAGTGCGCAACACCGGGCGGTACAAGGGGAAGGAGGTGGCACAGCTCTACCTGGAGCGTCCCGACAGGTCCAAGTGGCTCAGGGGTTTTGAAAAGGTCTTGACAAATCCCggcgagaggaagagggtaACCTTTCCCTTGACGAGACGGGACTTGAGCGAGTGGGACTCTGCTGCACAGAATTGGAAGTTGTTACGCGGCCCTGTCAAGTTGTCTGTCGGTGCTAGCTCCAGGAAGCTGCTTCTACACAGCACTCTCAAGCTGTGA
- a CDS encoding Zn(2)-C6 fungal-type domain-containing protein, translated as MTPEPLTCDRRVILDLTDKNLYDGSICLPAMEAAAAGDGNGVPGARLLRRSPLACLRCRQQKMKCSGGTPPCDRCRKANSLCVFEPPNAAPPQSTAALSRALMPLECSTHPDTQPLIMCASAPPHQLRNLAAEHHEPRPSSCTSTDTPAYAQQPSLPDGRFILNPPGASPSLPLPSLDTSGHELMLSPPDSNGFHRQKRRRVSSGPNVDNINSHSNDTNTESSASGPDTDISDASSPYHTVKAFEAAYWRANGQERLSPRTPISCIETRPGLVLETMFPQSITDRGPLLYYLSEVGISMDDAKDMFSLFGERVAPFMPALYNADFSELPNDPIYTLASLKVMARYLPGVNALRSKVDLTLQSLLRNILFDDLQRPFDTALESMRGLAIIYGYSEVGAARSQLDTQQSEADALSIKGIIEGYAVRRNIGRPRQSNVLGCILWLWLYTMNINFVNLLGCPPTLSADERLSEAVAVVKQGVSHPQIDVLLGEVDLCRIAQSRRSPMLTASLTDGPRDYDDWVQTWGPVESQPVSVGRRLRFHFRFAMFHQHGGRKGPAPTDREALNAAQAFLQCITKLSPVSKGRIKYMCDFGFVMLVSVCCYILQALDALKTQLVDVSHQASCLDDIGDVADLLKSISSAPDASTTACGRALEAACDKFSTFISPAARGRANQEEEWGGGQAFGAVDQAKSNPLAEPGHVGPKSVSIRQPSHGLDADCGMQQGDATIETAAGLLGDDGLPWFGVMSDIPGGGLPDTLCIAWQN; from the exons ATGACACCCGAGCCCCTTACCTGCGATAGAAGGGTCATTCTGGACCTGACCGACAAGAATCTATACGACGGATCGATCTGTCTCCCCGCCATggaggcagcagcagcaggagatGGCAACGGCGTGCCTGGCGCCCGACTTCTGCGTCGCTCTCCGCTGGCTTGCTTACGATGCCGGCAGCAAAAA ATGAAGTGTTCTGGCGGTACGCCGCCCTGTGATCGATGTCGCAAGGCCAACAGCCTCTGCGTGTTTGAACCGCCTAATGCTGCGCCGCCTCAATCAACAGCAGCGCTGTCGAGGGCCCTGATGCCCCTCGAGTGCTCAACCCATCCCGACACACAGCCGCTCATCATGTGCGCCAGCGCGCCGCCTCACCAGTTGCGCAACTTGGCCGCCGAACATCACGAACCACGCCCCAGCAGCTGCACTTCCACCGACACGCCAGCCTACGCCCAACAACCGTCATTGCCAGACGGCCGATTCATCTTGAACCCTCCCGGAGCCTCCCCCTCTCTTCCCCTGCCTTCGCTCGACACCTCTGGTCACGAGCTGATGCTCTCCCCTCCAGACAGCAACGGGTTCCACCGTCAAAAGCGGAGGCGCGTGTCAAGCGGGCCAAACGtcgacaacatcaacagcCACTCCAACGACACAAATACCGAATCTTCGGCCAGCGGGCCAGACACAGACATATCTGATGCTTCGTCTCCCTATCACACTGTCAAAGCCTTTGAAGCCGCCTATTGGCGGGCGAATGGCCAGGAAAGGTTGTCTCCACGCACGCCAATTTCCTGCATCGAGACTCGACCTGGGCTCGTTCTCGAGACCATGTTCCCTCAGTCGATTACTGACCGCGGACCGCTACTCTACTATTTATCCGAGGTCGGCATAAGCATGGACGATGCGAAAGACATGTTCTCTCTTTTTGGTGAGAGGGTTGCGCCGTTTATGCCAGCACTCTATAACGCAGACTTTTCGGAGCTCCCAAATGACCCTATCTACACGCTGGCGAGCCTCAAGGTTATGGCAAGGTATCTACCTGGCGTCAATGCTCTAAGATCAAAAGTGGACTTGACTTTGCAAAGCCTCTTGCGCAACATCTTGTTCGACGACCTGCAGCGCCCGTTTGATACCGCCCTAGAGTCTATGCGGGGGCTCGCCATCATCTACGGCTACTCCGAAGTCGGGGCCGCACGATCACAGCTGGACACACAGCAATCCGAGGCGGACGCTCTCTCAATCAAGGGTATCATCGAGGGCTATGCAGTAAGACGGAATATCGGTAGACCGCGGCAGTCCAACGTCTTAGGCTGCATCCTATGGCTATGGCTGTACACGATGAACATAAA CTTTGTTAACTTGCTGGGTTGTCCCCCAACCCTGTCAGCGGATGAAAGACTCAGCGAAGCCGTCGCCGTCGTGAAGCAAGGCGTCTCGCACCCGCAGATCGATGTGCTGCTAGGCGAAGTAGATCTCTGCCGCATCGCCCAGTCACGACGCTCGCCGATGCTCACGGCAAGTTTAACAGACGGCCCCCGCGACTACGATGACTGGGTCCAGACCTGGGGTCCAGTCGAGTCCCAAC CGGTGTCCGTTGGCAGAAGGCTGCGCTTCCACTTTAGGTTCGCCATGTTTCACCAACACGGCGGCCGCAAAGGTCCTGCTCCAACCGACAGGGAGGCGCTGAACGCTGCCCAGGCGTTTCTGCAGTGCATCACCAAACTGTCGCCCGTTTCCAAGGGCAGAATAAAGTACATGTGCGACTTTGGCTTCGTCATGCTCGTGTCCGTCTGCTGCTATATCCTTCAAGCACTAGATGCCCTGAAAACTCAGCTGGTCGACGTCTCGCACCAGGCTTCGTGCCTTGATGATATCGGCGACGTTGCGGACCTTCTCAAGTCCATATCGTCTGCTCCGGATGCTTCAACCACCGCCTGCGGACGCGCACTGGAAGCTGCGTGTGACAAGTTTTCGACCTTTATTTCACCGGCAGCGAGAGGCAGGGCGAATCAAGAGGAGGAGTGGGGAGGTGGGCAAGCCTTTGGTGCCGTGGACCAGGCCAAGAGCAACCCCTTGGCTGAGCCGGGCCACGTCGGGCCGAAGAGCGTGTCCATTCGTCAGCCGAGCCATGGCTTGGATGCGGACTGTGGCATGCAGCAAGGGGACGCGACGATTGAAACTGCGGCTGGActtcttggagatgatggcctaCCTTGGTTTGGCGTCATGTCAGACATCCCTGGAGGGGGCTTGCCGGATACACTATGCATTGCATGGCAGAATTGA
- a CDS encoding PKS-ER domain-containing protein, with protein MSLPQTSTQWVVKRFDGPSGLEVQDAPLPHLEHNDVLIKVHAISLNYHDVGTIRGHYEHALRDVVPVSDGAGVVLAVGSNVKDFQPGDRVTTVMNGAHSSGPIKAQYVNLLLGNAYNGVLQKYVVVPAQYLIALPPNLSFIEGSTLPVAGLTAWNALYGAQGRPLLPGQWVLTQGTGGVSTFAILFAKAAGAKVIATTSSSEKAERLKEMGADQVINYREVENWGTQARSLTPGEEGVDLVVEIGGGATLKQSLNAVKMDGLISVVGLRAGTNPAEQPVLVDMFSRFCTIRIAYVGPRLQFEEMNRAIEANDIRPVVDERVFGLEEAREAFEYLESMKHFGKVCIEVAKDT; from the exons ATGTCACTTCCGCAGACATCGACACAGTGGGTGGTCAAGCGTTTCGATGGCCCATCCGGTCTCGAGGTGCAGGACGCCCCTCTCCCTCACCTCGAGCACAACGACGTTCTCATAAAAG TTCATGCTATTTCCTTGAACTATCACGACGTCGGTACTATCAGG GGCCATTACGAACACGCCTTGCGAGACGTTGTTCCCGTCTCGGATGGGGCTGGGGTGGTTCTTGCCGTCGGATCCAACGTCAAGGACTTTCAACCTGGAGACAGGGTCACGACGGTCATGAATGGAGCACATTCTTCCGGTCCGATCAAGGCGCAATACGTCAACTTGCTACTTGGAAACGCCTATAATGGGGTCCTCCAGAAGTATGTCGTCGTTCCAGCACAGTATTTGATTGCTCTTCCACCCAATCTCAGCTTCATCGAGGGAAGTACGCTGCCGGTGGCGGGGCTCACCGCTTGGAACGCTCTGTACGGCGCCCAAGGACGCCCTCTGCTCCCGGGACAGTGGGTTCTCACCCAAGGAACTGGCGGAGTCAGTACCTTTGCGATCCTG TTCGCCAAGGCCGCTGGTGCCAAAGTCATTGCGACCACATCCTCCTCTGAGAAAGCCGAGAGACTCAAGGAGATGGGGGCTGATCAGGTCATCAACTATCGCGAGGTCGAAAACTGGGGCACCCAAGCGAGGTCTCTCACCCcgggcgaggagggcgttGACCTCGTTGTCGAAATCGGAGGTGGTGCAACGCTGAAGCAG TCCCTGAATGCAGTGAAGATGGATGGGCTCATATCTGTCGTTGGCTTGCGAGCTGGGACCAACCCTGCAGAGCAACCGGTTCTTGTAGACATGTTCTCCCGCTTCTGCACCATAAGAATCGCATATGTCGGTCCTCGCTTGCAATTCGAGGAGATGAACCGTGCCATCGAAGCCAATGATATCCGGCCGGTGGTTGATGAGCGAGTTTTCGGCCTCGAAGAGGCAAGGGAGGCTTTCGAATACTTGGAGAGCATGAAGCATTTTGGCAAGGTCTGCATTGAGGTGGCCAAGGATACCTAA
- a CDS encoding Amino acid permease, with protein MSLPSPTKDLENQATVKPQSHDEEEGTTHPEGHLKRDLRSRHMQMIAIGGAIGAGLFVGSGSALHKGGPASLVAVRILPITLDFKTIIDEHNIIDLIIGVMLLITNMALAEMAVLYPVNGAFYTYIVRFVDQSWGFACGWEYALSWLTVLPFELIAASKTIEFWRTDIHMAVWVTVFLVALTIVQVFGVRGYGEVEFVLSIIKICACLGFIILGIIINCGGVGDQGYLGTKYWYDPGAFTNFKGFCAVFVVAGEFFPSSFAFGGTEMVGLAAAESANPRKSIPTASKQVFWRIALFYVINLFIVGIILRSDDERLLGASGADTKASPFVLAIQDASIKVLPSIFNAVITISVLSVANSCTFGSTRTMQAMATRGHAPKFLNYIDSKGRPLWCVLIQLAFGLLAYVGESPKGGQIFDWLLALSGLAFLFVWGSICLAHARMRAGFKAQGINLGLVPYKSPFGVVGSYIGLGLNVLALIATFYSALFKFKAPDGSPPTAEAFFMSFLAAPVILALYLGWKVYSRDWKLYVGASEMDLHTGIVLLEEEEPEEEKTWASLPKRIVRAVV; from the exons ATGTCTTTACCATCTCCCACAAAGGATCTCGAGAACCAGGCCACGGTTAAACCGCAGTCTcacgatgaagaagagggcacCACCCATCCGGAGGGTCACCTCAAGCGTGACCTGCGCAGTCGACACATGCAGATGATTGCTATCGGTGGTGCTATCGGTGCTGGTCTCTTTGTCGGCTCTGGTAGTGCTCTTCACAAAGGTGGTCCTGCGTCTCTGGTC GCTGTAAGAATTCTTCCCATTACGCTCGATTTCAAGACGATAATTGACGAACATAATATCATAGATCTCATCATCGGCGTCATGTTGCTGATCACCAATATGGCTCTGGCGGAAATGGCCGTTCTGTATCCCGTCAATGGTGCCTTCTACACTTACATTGTCCGCTTTGTTGATCAATCTTGGGGCTTCGCCTGCGGTTGGGAGTACGCTCTATCCTGGCTCACCGTTCTTCCCTTTGAGCTGATCGCCGCATCAAAAACGATTGAGTTTTGGCGTACTGATATCCATATG GCCGTGTGGGTCACTGTCTTCCTTGTCGCTCTCACCATTGTGCAAGTCTTCGGTGTCCGTGGCTATGGCGAAG TCGAGTTCGTTCTTTCTATTATCAAGATCTGCGCTTGCCTGGgtttcatcatcctcggtaTCATCATCAACTGCGGTGGTGTCGGCGATCAGGGTTACCTTGGCACCAAGTACTGGTACGACCCTGGTGCCTTTACTAATTTCAAGGGGTTCTGCGCCGTCTTCGTTGTTGCGGGCGAGTTCTTCCCATCCT CTTTCGCCTTCGGCGGTACTGAGATGGTTGGtctcgctgctgctgagtCTGCTAACCCCCGGAAGTCTATTCCCACTGCTTCTAAGCAGGTCTTCTGGCGTATCGCCCTCTTCTACGTTATCaacctcttcatcgtcggtaTCATTCTCCGAAGCGATGATGAGCGTCTTCTCGGTGCATCTGGTGCTGATACAAAGGCTTCGCCTTTCGTCTTGGCTATTCAGGATGCCAGCATTAAGGTCCTTCCGTCTATCTTCAACGCCGTTATCACTATCTCCGTCTTGTCTGTTGCCAACTCGTGCACTTTCGGCTCCACTCGAACGATGCAGGCTATGGCGACTCGCGGTCATGCCCCTAAATTCCTGAACTATATTGATAGCAAGGGCCGCCCTCTCTGGTGCGTGCTCATTCAACTTGCTTTTGGTCTCTTGGCCTACGTCGGCGAGTCTCCAAAAGGTGGTCAAATCTTTGACTGGCTTCTCGCCCTTTCCGGTCTCGCATTCCTTTTCGTATGGGGCAGCATTTGCCTTGCCCACGCCCGTATGCGCGCTGGTTTCAAGGCCCAGGGCATCAACTTGGGGCTTGTCCCCTATAAGTCTCCGTTCGGTGTCGTGGGCAGTTACATCGGCCTTGGTCTGAACGTTCTTGCTCTTATCGCCACCTTCTACTCTGCCCTTTTT AAGTTTAAGGCTCCTGATGGCTCCCCACCAACCGCTGAGGCCTTCTTCATGTCCTTCCTCGCCGCCCCCGTCATTCTCGCCCTGTACCTTGGTTGGAAGGTTTACTCTCGTGACTGGAAGTTGTATGTCGGGGCCAGTGAGATGGATCTTCACACCGGAATTGTTTTgcttgaagaggaggagcctgaggaggagaagacgtGGGCTTCTCTACCTAAGCGCATTGTGCGTGCAGTTGTCTAA